The genomic DNA TCAAAGCGTAGGATTCAATTGTCTAAGACAGCCCAAAAGATAATTGAAAACCAGTTAAGTTTAATCTTTGGCTTAGCGGCTCAAGAAATCCATATCACCGAAAATGATCAAAAGACCCGAACCAAACTTACCGCAAAACCTCTATTCCCTAATCTTGATACAGGGAAATTTTACCAAAAAGATAAAGCAATAGATCGCACCTTTAAAAACTGGCTCGTTACAGCCAACGTAGATCATCGAGGTGCGAGTCAGGCCCGTCATACATTCGCATCTCAAGCTATTTTGAGTGGGGCAAATCTTTATTGGATAAGGTCTCAACTAGGGCACAACACTCTAGATATGCTTTATAAGCATTACTCAAAGTGGATTGAAGAAGACGCAAAAGACTACCCCAACCTGATTGATTTGCACTTTCAGAAAGCTGCAAATTCGGTCGACAAACCCATCCTTTAATTTGCCTCATTCCGGTGTCTCGACACCGGCTTTCAAAAAGATAACGACATCGTAACCAAGGACACTTTCGCAACACTTTTACTGCGTAAAAGATGAACGAAAGCTTCTTGGTGGGGGCTACGCCCCTCAACCCCAACACAACAACACACAACCCGAGGACTACACAATGAAAAATAAAGCCATCACATGCTTTTTTTCAACGCTTCCGTATTCCGGCACAGCAGAAAAACAGGCCAAGCTTAAGAAGTCAGCAGGACATAGTATCCGAGATGAAAATGCGAAATCTGAAACCATTGAATGGAATCCAGATCTCAGTCACCTCAACGAAGTATATATCAATAACCAATGGACGAAACTTGATGAATTGAGCAATGACGATAAATCCCAGTTTATCGAATCTATAAGACTTCCTCAGAAACCTCAAGAAGGCCTAACTAAATGTAAACAAAGAAAGAGAGCATATAAGAAGAAACTAAAAGCCGCTTTACAATCAGAAAAGGGAAATCCCGAGGGGACTAATTTTATCGCTAAGATTTTAGGCACCCCTGAACATGTCCCGCTTAAACTCGACTCTTTGCTTAATGAAGCTAGGAGTATTGATTTCTCTCGCAAGAAGCAGAGGCTGAACGCTTTTGAGAAGTACATTTCACTTCATAACAAACTGGTTTCGTTCCCTAAAAATTTGAACTCAAACTTGGTAGAAGAGTCGATTTTTGTCATCCCACACCGAAATGAAGTTTCTCAGGACCTTGTTTGTGGCCGTGAAATGGCTGAAGCACTGATGGATTATTACCGCCTCTACTTCAAAGAATATGAAATCATCTCAGTGTTTGTTCATAGCGATGAAAGAAGTCTCAATGAAGATACTGGGGAACATGTCCACCTCTTCCTTAACGCGCAAAATAGCCGAACTAAAGAGTGGGATCTTAGAGTAGCCAAAGCAAATCTAGCTCAAAGGATGAAGAACTTCTTGGACCACTCACACTCGCCAATTCAATACAGGAAAGGAGCGTGCTTTACAAGAAGGGATCAATCAGAGCATGGAGCGCTGTTGCAGGAATGTTTTCGGCGGTTTATGAATAAAAACCTCTTCATAGAAAAAGGATTGAGCATGGAGTTCAATCAAGAACTTCAGAAAGATAAACAAAAAGTAAAAGAAATGCGCCGGCAAGGAAAGCAAAATAAAAGTGAAAGGGATTATAATTATCACACTAGAATGCTGGAAAACGAGCAACTGCAAATTGAGCAAATAATCGCATTGAAGCTCGAGGAGTTGAGCCAATTAAATCAACACATCAACGAAGTTAAAAATAAACAAAAGGAGGAACAAGAAAAAATAAGGAGATTACATGTAGATATAGACTTACTACGATCGGCCACAAACACTGCAACCAATCAACTGGATACAACCTTAACCGATCTATCAACAGTCAAAGAACAGCTCAAAACGGCAGAATCAAAAGCTCTACACAGTGAAGAAAAAAATGAACAGTTAGAGAAATCGATCTCATATCTAAAAAAGGTGATTGCTAAACTGACTCATACCGTTATTGAGACGTTAGCTCCCATCTTTCAAGATCTGATGAAATCATTTGTCTTTGAACAAAGGGATGAGAAAGAACTACTGACTTTATTAGAAAGAAGGATGTCAGCTCACATGACAAAATTGGATGGAAACCCAATACAGCAGGCACTTGTATGTGGGATGAAAGACGCCCTCCTAGATAATAGGGAAAACCTGAACACTGCTTCCCCCAAAAAACGGAGAATGAGTGCCGACCGAGAGTTCGATTGATAAGGTCTTCATAATAATTTAAAAGGTAAATCTCGTGAGCTCTAAGGTGTTCACGAGATTTGGTTTTTCAAAATGACATTGAGAGTCAGCGCTTTATATTAACTTGAATTTCTACTCCTGACACACGATGTACGAAAGTAAAATGCTCTTGGCTTCTAGTGCTAATAAGAACAATCCCTTTCTTTGACATAATGGTCCAATAAGGTAGAACAAAGGCATCAAAACACTCTACGTGTGACATGGGAGGAGGGCTTACGAGCCCTGCAATTTCTCTCAGTGTTTCAAAGTCACCAAACAGTGCCTGCTGTGTTTGCCAATCTATTCCTAATGCCATTAATGACATAGATGTTGTGCTTGGCTTATCTTCGAGGCGCTCAAAAAGCTGATAGAGGCAGTGGATATCTTGATAGTCATACTGTTTTGATAACGCAAGCAACGAGGTTTCATCCCCTTCAAAATAGCTTTGCTTGAACGCCTTATAAACAGTGTGCAACTCATCATAGTTGAACTTACTCATGTGAGCCTCCCAGTTGAAGTGAGAACTGGTTCACCGCACTAAGCATAAGTTTCAGTTTTGTTTGCTTACCATATCGGCCAAATGTCATTGAGGGGTGATGATGGCCAACGATATCAGCGACTGTAGACTCAGCCACTTCCTTTTGCTTAAGAACATCAATGAAAGTGTGACGGAGGGAGTACGCAGTAGGGCGTTGCCCTGCTTTCAATCCGATCTTAGATAGGAGTCTGCCGAATTGTTGGCAATATTGTTGGCTCCAGTCCTTGTTGAGACCCAGTGGCTTGTAATCGAATAGATCGGTTTTGCTATTGTTCTTACGAAGCTCAACATACTCAAGAAAGCCATGTTTGATTAGACTCTGATGAATGGGGACTTGTCGCAGAGCATAACGATTCTTGATCCGCTGTCCGTGACCTTCATCTGTTACGTTTAAGTAAGGGACTGGACCGCTAACGACCACGTCTTCTGTACGTAGCTGACACACTTCATTCGGCCTCATCCCCATGTACGTGAGCAATAAAGTAACCCAGTAGAAACCATTATCCACTTGCTGAAACTGCTCAGATGAGAAGAGTGTTGAAAGCTGACTCTCTGACCACCTTGAGCGCTGCTTATCAGCTTTTATAGACTTCTTGAAAGTCGCTTTGATATCTGCAGACACGTTTCTTTCAATCAAAGACATGGTCGCACACCAACGTATAAATTGACTCAGCGCGGCGTAGTAATCTTTACAGCTTTTTGCTGAAAGACTAGAGCTATTGAGAGTCTTAATGTACTCCATCAGTGCCATCGCAGTTATTGTTGATAAACCAGATGGCGTAGTGCTCTCAAAGAAAAAGGTAATGCGCTGTTTCAACTGATGGACAGTCAATGCACTGACCCCTTGAACCCCTTTGAACTCTAGAAAGTGTTCTAACGCTTCACTCCAATGCTTTTCTTCACTCAAACGCTTAGAAGTATGACTTATGGAAGTTATACAACCTAAATGTAAGCGATCGTCCTGCTTTTGTGATTGTAAGTTCAGGTGGTGGGACAAAATGCCTTTTAGATGCAACTGAAACTCTGAAAAGCACAGAGAGTCTGTAGTACGAAAGGCCTCTTTGACAGCACTGACAAGGCTTAAGCCAATGACTTTAGCTAGCTTAGGGTCTTTTGTTCGAAGGCTGATTTTTAGATCGAATGGGAATCCCAACGCTTTCAACTGTGCTGGAGTACAGATTCGTGCGTAATAGACACCGTGGGGAGATTTTTGTATATACATTGACTTACCTCGTTGGTTCGAAGCAAATTCAAGTCTTACAGATACAAAAAAAGCCTTTGATAATCAAAGGCTTTTTTTGATGAATAGTGGTGGAGGGATAGGGATTTGAACCCTAGAACCGCTATTAACGGTTGCCGGTTTTCAAGACCGGTGCTTTCGACCACTCAGCCATCCCTCCAACAAATTGTCATCAACAGATTTGTACACTGTTGAGGTTGTTACATGTATACACAGGTAACGATATTTAAAGCCTGGCGATGTCCTACTCTCACATGGGGAAGCCCCACACTACCATCGGCGCTATTGTGTTTCACTTCTGAGTTCGGCATGGAATCAGGTGGGTCCACAATGCTATGGTCGCCAAGCAAAATTTTGCTTTTACTTTCAGCTTTTTTAAAAACTGAAGGCAAAATAATCTGGAAAGCTTATTAAAAGTGTTATCTCATCAAACTCATTCAAGCGTTTGTATATCTGAGTCCATCAAAACCCCTTGGGTGTTGTATGGTTAAGCCTCACGGGCAATTAGTACAGGTTAGCTCAACGCCTCACAGCGCTTACACACCCTGCCTATCAACGTTCTAGTCTTGAACAACCCTTTAGGACGCTTAAAGCGTCAGGGAAGACTCATCTCAGGGCTCGCTTCCCGCTTAGATGCTTTCAGCGGTTATCGATTCCGAACTTAGCTACCGGGCAATGCCATTGGCATGACAACCCGAACACCAGAGGTTCGTCCACTCCGGTCCTCTCGTACTAGGAGCAGCCCCCTTCAATCTTCCAACGCCCACGGCAGATAGGGACCGAACTGTCTCACGACGTTCTAAACCCAGCTCGCGTACCACTTTAAATGGCGAACAGCCATACCCTTGGGACCGACTTCAGCCCCAGGATGTGATGAGCCGACATCGAGGTGCCAAACACCGCCGTCGATATGAACTCTTGGGCGGTATCAGCCTGTTATCCCCGGAGTACCTTTTATCCGTTGAGCGATGGCCCTTCCATTCAGAACCACCGGATCACTATGACCTGCTTTCGCACCTGCTCGAATTGTCATTCTCGCAGTCAAGCGGGCTTATGCCATTGCACTAACCACACGATGTCCAACCGTGTTTAGCCCACCTTCGTGCTCCTCCGTTACTCTTTGGGAGGAGACCGCCCCAGTCAAACTACCCACCAGGCACTGTCCGTAATCCCGATTCAGGGACCAACGTTAGAACATCAAAACTACAAGGGTGGTATTTCAAGGACGACTCCACCACATCTAGCGACGCGGTTTCAAAGTCTCCCACCTATCCTACACATGTAGGTTCAATGTTCAGTGCCAAGCTGTAGTAAAGGTTCACGGGGTCTTTCCGTCTAGCCGCGGGTACACTGCATCTTCACAGCGATTTCAATTTCACTGAGTCTCGGGTGGAGACAGCGTGGCCATCATTACGCCATTCGTGCAGGTCGGAACTTACCCGACAAGGAATTTCGCTACCTTAGGACCGTTATAGTTACGGCCGCCGTTTACCGGGGCTTCGATCAAGAGCTTCGACCGAAGTCTAACCCCATCAATTAACCTTCCGGCACCGGGCAGGCGTCACACCGTATACGTCATCTTACGATTTTGCACAGTGCTGTGTTTTTAATAAACAGTTGCAGCCACCTGGTATCTGCGACTCTCGTCTGCTCCATCCGCAAGGGACTTCACTGATAAGAGCGTACCTTCTCCCGAAGTTACGGTACCATTTTGCCTAGTTCCTTCACCCGAGTTCTCTCAAGCGCCTTGGTATTCTCTACCCGACCACCTGTGTCGGTTTGGGGTACGATTCCTTACAATCTGAAGCTTAGAGGCTTTTCCTGGAAGCATGGCATCAATGACTTCACTACCGTAGTAGCTCGACATCGTATCTCAGCGTTAAGAAGAACCGGATTTACCTAATTCTTCCGCCTACGTACTTGAACCTGGACAACCGTCGCCAGGCCCACCTAGCCTTCTCCGTCCCCCCATCGCAATTGTAAGAAGTACGGGAATATTAACCCGTTTCCCATCGACTACGCCTTTCGGCCTCGCCTTAGGGGTCGACTTACCCTGCCCCGATTAACGTTGGACAGGAACCCTTGGTCTTCCGGCGAGGGAGTTTTTCACTCCCTTTATCGTTACTCATGTCAGCATTCGCACTTCTGATACCTCCAGCAGCCCTTACAGACCACCTTCAACGGCTTACAGAACGCTCCCCTACCCCACGCACATAAGTGCGTAGCCGCAGCTTCGGTGTATAGCTTAGCCCCGTTACATCTTCCGCGCAGGCCGACTCGACCAGTGAGCTATTACGCTTTCTTTAAATGATGGCTGCTTCTAAGCCAACATCCTGGCTGTCTGAGCCTTCCCACATCGTTTCCCACTTAGCTATACTTTGGGACCTTAGCTGGCGGTCTGGGTTGTTTCCCTCTCCACGACGGACGTTAGCACCCGCCGTGTGTCTCCCGGATAGTACTTACTGGTATTCGGAGTTTGCAAAGGGTTGGTAAGTCGGGATGACCCCCTAGCCTTAACAGTGCTCTACCCCCAGTAGTATTCGTCCGAGGCGCTACCTAAATAGCTTTCGGGGAGAACCAGCTATCTCCAGGTTTGATTGGCCTTTCACCCCTAGCCACAAGTCATCCGCTAATTTTTCAACATTAGTCGGTTCGGTCCTCCAGTTGATGTTACTCAACCTTCAACCTGCCCATGGCTAGATCACCTGGTTTCGGGTCTAATCCTAGCAACTGTACGCCCAGTTAAGACTCGGTTTCCCTACGGCTCCCCTAAACGGTTAACCTTGCTACTAAAATTAAGTCGCTGACCCATTATACAAAAGGTACGCAGTCACACCACGAAGGTGCTCCTACTGCTTGTACGTACACGGTTTCAGGTTCTATTTCACTCCCCTCACAGGGGTTCTTTTCGCCTTTCCCTCACGGTACTGGTTCACTATCGGTCAGTCAGTAGTATTTAGCCTTGGAGGATGGTCCCCCCATATTCAGACAGGATATCACGTGTCCCGCCCTACTCGTTTTCACTGATGATGAGATGTCGACTACGGGGCTATCACCCTTTATTGCGGCACTTTCCAGAGCCTTCGTCTGTCTCATTAAAAGCTTAAGGGCTAATCCAATTTCGCTCGCCGCTACTTTCGGAATCTCGGTTGATTTCTCTTCCTCGGGGTACTTAGATGTTTCAGTTCCCCCGGTTTGCCTCTTGCTGCTATGTATTCACAACAAGATACTTACTTATGTAAGTGGGTTTCCCCATTCGGAAATCCCAGACTCAAATGACTTTTACTGTCTAATCTGGGCTTATCGCAAGTTAATACGTCCTTCATCGCCTCTGACTGCCAAGGCATCCACCGTGTACGCTTAGTCACTTAACCATACAACCCGAAGAGGTCTTTATGTATGGTAAACAACCAAGGTTTTTGGTTGTAACAAGAAGGGTTAGTTCTTATTACGTGTTTGCCGGACTCAATGTGATTCAAACAAGTTTGAATCGAATACAAGACACTTGAATGTGTTTGTGTTGTGTTTACTTCGAAAAGTAAACATTGAGAACTTTTAATTTGATTAACTTAATCACAGCCTTGAGCTGTTTGATTTCACTTTTTAAAGTGAAACCAATTAAGTAATCAGTCAGCTTTCCAAATTGTTAAAGAGCAGATTTTCTAACGAAAACCATTTTTAAGAACACTTAGCAAATGTGCTTAAAGATGGTGGGCGATACCGGGCTCGAACCAGTGACCCCCTGCTTGTAAGGCAGGTGCTCTCCCAACTGAGCTAATCGCCCATGATAGTTTTGATTCCTTCATGGAGAAGAATGGTGGAGCTATGCGGGATCGAACCGCAGACCTCCTGCGTGCAAGGCAGGCGCTCTCCCAGCTGAGCTATAGCCCCATATTTTTATTTCCTTGGGAGGAAATGGTGGGCGATACCGGGCTCGAACCAGTGACCCCCTGCTTGTAAGGCAGGTGCTCTCCCAACTGAGCTAATCGCCCACTAAAAGTTTTAATTCCTTCGTGGAGAAAGAATGGTGGGTCGTGCAGGATTCGAACCTGCGACCAATTGATTAAAAGTCAACTGCTCTACCAACTGAGCTAACGACCCAATGGTATCCCGTAGGGGAGTCGAACCCCTGTTACCGCCGTGAAAGGGCGGTGTCCTAGGCCTCTAGACGAACGGGACACTGGATTGAAGAACTTGGGAGTTCTTCGTCTCTTTACTTTCTAAACCGTATCAATCTGTGTGGACACTTATCGTGAATATCTTCGTATAAGGAGGTGATCCAGCCCCAGGTTCCCCTAGGGCTACCTTGTTACGACTTCACCCCAGTCATGAACCACAAAGTGGTGAGCGTCCTCCCCGAAAGGTTAAACTACCCACTTCTTTTGCAGCCCACTCCCATGGTGTGACGGGCGGTGTGTACAAGGCCCGGGAACGTATTCACCGTAGCATTCTGATCTACGATTACTAGCGATTCCGACTTCATGGAGTCGAGTTGCAGACTCCAATCCGGACTACGACGCACTTTTTGGGATTCGCTCACTCTCGCAAGTTCGCTGCCCTCTGTATGCGCCATTGTAGCACGTGTGTAGCCCTACTCGTAAGGGCCATGATGACTTGACGTCGTCCCCACCTTCCTCCGGTTTATCACCGGCAGTCTCCCTGGAGTTCCCGACATTACTCGCTGGCAAACAAGGATAAGGGTTGCGCTCGTTGCGGGACTTAACCCAACATTTCACAACACGAGCTGACGACAGCCATGCAGCACCTGTCTCAGAGCTCCCGAAGGCACACCTGCGTCTCCGCTGGCTTCTCTGGATGTCAAGAGTAGGTAAGGTTCTTCGCGTTGCATCGAATTAAACCACATGCTCCACCGCTTGTGCGGGCCCCCGTCAATTCATTTGAGTTTTAATCTTGCGACCGTACTCCCCAGGCGGTCTACTTAACGCGTTAGCTCCGAAAGCCACGGCTCAAGGCCACAACCTCCAAGTAGACATCGTTTACGGCGTGGACTACCAGGGTATCTAATCCTGTTTGCTCCCCACGCTTTCGCATCTGAGTGTCAGTATCTGTCCAGGGGGCCGCCTTCGCCACTGGTATTCCTTCAGATCTCTACGCATTTCACCGCTACACCTGAAATTCTACCCCCCTCTACAGTACTCTAGTTCACCAGTTTCAAATGCAGTTCCGAGGTTGAGCCCCGGGCTTTCACATCTGACTTAATGAACCACCTGCATGCGCTTTACGCCCAGTAATTCCGATTAACGCTCGCACCCTCCGTATTACCGCGGCTGCTGGCACGGAGTTAGCCGGTGCTTCTTCTGTTGCTAACGTCAAGAAATGCCGCTATTAACGACACCCCCTTCCTCACAACTGAAAGTACTTTACAACCCGAAGGCCTTCTTCATACACGCGGCATGGCTGCATCAGGCTTTCGCCCATTGTGCAATATTCCCCACTGCTGCCTCCCGTAGGAGTCTGGACCGTGTCTCAGTTCCAGTGTGGCTGATCATCCTCTCAGACCAGCTAGGGATCGTCGCCTTGGTGAGCCATTACCTCACCAACTAGCTAATCCCACCTAGGCATATCTTGACGCGAGAGGCCCGAAGGTCCCCCTCTTTGGCCCGTAGGCATTATGCGGTATTAGCCATCGTTTCCAATGGTTATCCCCCACATCAAGGCAATTTCCTAGGCATTACTCACCCGTCCGCCGCTCGACGCCGTTATCGTTCCCCGAAGGTTCAGATAACTCGTTTCCGCTCGACTTGCATGTGTTAGGCCTGCCGCCAGCGTTCAATCTGAGCCATGATCAAACTCTTCAATTTAAGATTTTGTCGACTCAACGAATACTGATTACATTCCCTATTCTTACGAATAGTGACTGTGAATTGACTGTGCCGAATCTTACGATTCGAATTGGTCACTCAGTTCATTGAAATCAATGTGATTCCTAAGAATCAATTTTGATATTCATCAACGAGTGCCCACACAGATTGATAGGTTTAAATTGTTAAAGAGCTTTGCTTGTCGAAACTTTCTTTTTACAAAGAAACCCTTGAAAGCGGACGTGAATTCTAGCGATTTAATCTTAAGTGTCAAACACTTTTTAAAATTAATTTCTTTCGAACTTTCCGTCTTACTGATTACTGCTGAAGCCTTGTGGCGTCTGCCGTGTCAGTGAGGCGGCATTATAGAGATCATCGAAAACATGGCAACCCCTTTTTCGATAAAAATTCAAAAAACCTTCTTAAGTGGCTACTTTTGCGTCAAAAGGCTCTTTCGTCGCTCAAAGCTCATACAATAATGGGCATATTACTTAAAACTTTGCGATTAGATCTTTCGAAAAAGCCTCTATATCTAGTTCAATACTCCATCTCTCGCTCAATTCTAAGATCTTATCTAGCGATTGCTGAACTGTTTTTATCGTCAATGTGTTGTTGTCTAGGTCGTATACTTGTTTTTGTGTGGTGTAATAGAAGTACAGAATGACCAACGCATCTTGGTCACCTTGCTCAGCCTTCGCTTGAATTCGTTTTAGTTTTCGATAAATTTGATTGTGGATTTGTTTTAGGTTCCACACGTACATCGCTTCCTTGAAGTATTCATGTCCTTTTACACGACTCGCAATAAAAGCATTTAGCGCTACAGACAAGATCACTCCAAGCACGTTTAAATGGAAATTGCCCGTTGATTCACCAGCAATCGAATTTGTTGTGCCAAATAAGTCAATCAGTATGGTGCCGAATACGATAGCAAACACTGCCAGTGATCCAACTAAACCAACCAACAACAGGTTCATCTTCTTTCTATATTCTTCTTTATCTATTTTCTGTAACTTCATCGACTACTTCCTTCTGCAAGCCACCTAATAATTTGCGTATACTATCTATGTAAACAATCGGTCGCTTCAACCTTTACCATCTTGTAATGTGGTCATTCTCTATTTAATACGTTGAGTTCTTGAAGTTAGCGCTATAAGCAACTCTATTTGACTTCATTAATAGAAAAGAGTTACATACCGCCACAATTTTGGTTATTCATCAATTCATGTTGCTAAAGCTCGTTTCGCTTTATCACATACTGACAAGGTACATTCTATGCGTTCATTTGTATTACGCGCTCGCGCAGCCCCTACGGAGAGTAAACTTATCTTAGAAGGCGTTGGACAAGATGCTCATACTGAGATTCTGGCTCATACTTTGATGAACACGATCTTCGTTGCCCAGTCTCACCGCGAGAATGTCACCGTACACCTTGTATTAGAAAGTACTAAAGACTTTTCACGTACAATTACATTCGATTCTAATGAGATCACTAATATTGGTGGTTTCCATGAGTCGGCGTTGTTGTCAGCGGTAGTAAGAGCGGTTGACGCTTCTCAAGGTATGACTAAAGAACAGACGCGTCAGGTTGAACCGGGCATCACTGTTCGCACTATGAGTTTTGAAAAGCTGGTTAAAGAACTGGCTGAAGACCACCAGCTGTACATGATGGATAAAAAAGGTGACTTTATCCGTGATGCAGAGATTGCTGAAAACCCATGTTTCCTTTTGACTGATCATATCCCTATGCCTAAGAAAAGCTATAACAGCTTAAAGCGCCTAGGAACAGAGAAAATCAGCTTAGGCCCAAACATGCTATTCGCTTCTCAGTGTGTTGTGTTAATCAACAACGAATTGGATATCCGCAGTTTCTAAACTCAATAAGACGAAATCCAATTAACAAAGCCCGGTTGTTTGCCGGGCTTTTAGTTTTCCGATGTATATAACACCTTCGTTTAATGTGTCGCACGCTCCACCCTCACATGAGATCTCGCATTAACGTCTCGTATTGCTTCGATGCTAAGGCGACTAGATGATTGAGCTCTTTCGCATCGTCCTCAGCTAACACAATTGTAATAAAATGCACGGCATAACCTACACCGCTAAGAATCGACTGTTTTGGACAAGCAAAGACCGAATCGGACAGCAGAGAGAGCGTCGCTTTGGTATTCCAATGTATCGCTTTCAATTTCCCGGTATAACCAATAACTATGGCGATGCAATTAATCGGCACCACTGCGATGTGTTGGCAACCAATGCTTTAGCGACTCAAGGCACCTCTTCTGTACTGCCAAACCCCGTGTGATATTTCGCTGCTACTTTCCTTTAAAAACAAAAAGAGCTCAACAAGGTGAGCTCTTTTTTATTAGCTATATTTTCGTATCGATGGTGTTATCTAAGATTAACCAAAGATGAAGGTGTATA from Vibrio chagasii includes the following:
- a CDS encoding coiled-coil domain-containing protein, with translation MKNKAITCFFSTLPYSGTAEKQAKLKKSAGHSIRDENAKSETIEWNPDLSHLNEVYINNQWTKLDELSNDDKSQFIESIRLPQKPQEGLTKCKQRKRAYKKKLKAALQSEKGNPEGTNFIAKILGTPEHVPLKLDSLLNEARSIDFSRKKQRLNAFEKYISLHNKLVSFPKNLNSNLVEESIFVIPHRNEVSQDLVCGREMAEALMDYYRLYFKEYEIISVFVHSDERSLNEDTGEHVHLFLNAQNSRTKEWDLRVAKANLAQRMKNFLDHSHSPIQYRKGACFTRRDQSEHGALLQECFRRFMNKNLFIEKGLSMEFNQELQKDKQKVKEMRRQGKQNKSERDYNYHTRMLENEQLQIEQIIALKLEELSQLNQHINEVKNKQKEEQEKIRRLHVDIDLLRSATNTATNQLDTTLTDLSTVKEQLKTAESKALHSEEKNEQLEKSISYLKKVIAKLTHTVIETLAPIFQDLMKSFVFEQRDEKELLTLLERRMSAHMTKLDGNPIQQALVCGMKDALLDNRENLNTASPKKRRMSADREFD
- a CDS encoding site-specific integrase; amino-acid sequence: MYIQKSPHGVYYARICTPAQLKALGFPFDLKISLRTKDPKLAKVIGLSLVSAVKEAFRTTDSLCFSEFQLHLKGILSHHLNLQSQKQDDRLHLGCITSISHTSKRLSEEKHWSEALEHFLEFKGVQGVSALTVHQLKQRITFFFESTTPSGLSTITAMALMEYIKTLNSSSLSAKSCKDYYAALSQFIRWCATMSLIERNVSADIKATFKKSIKADKQRSRWSESQLSTLFSSEQFQQVDNGFYWVTLLLTYMGMRPNEVCQLRTEDVVVSGPVPYLNVTDEGHGQRIKNRYALRQVPIHQSLIKHGFLEYVELRKNNSKTDLFDYKPLGLNKDWSQQYCQQFGRLLSKIGLKAGQRPTAYSLRHTFIDVLKQKEVAESTVADIVGHHHPSMTFGRYGKQTKLKLMLSAVNQFSLQLGGSHE
- a CDS encoding DUF3087 family protein, with the protein product MKLQKIDKEEYRKKMNLLLVGLVGSLAVFAIVFGTILIDLFGTTNSIAGESTGNFHLNVLGVILSVALNAFIASRVKGHEYFKEAMYVWNLKQIHNQIYRKLKRIQAKAEQGDQDALVILYFYYTTQKQVYDLDNNTLTIKTVQQSLDKILELSERWSIELDIEAFSKDLIAKF
- the trmY gene encoding tRNA (pseudouridine(54)-N(1))-methyltransferase TrmY, producing MRSFVLRARAAPTESKLILEGVGQDAHTEILAHTLMNTIFVAQSHRENVTVHLVLESTKDFSRTITFDSNEITNIGGFHESALLSAVVRAVDASQGMTKEQTRQVEPGITVRTMSFEKLVKELAEDHQLYMMDKKGDFIRDAEIAENPCFLLTDHIPMPKKSYNSLKRLGTEKISLGPNMLFASQCVVLINNELDIRSF